A segment of the Neochlamydia sp. S13 genome:
CTTTATTTCCACAGCTAAAAAAGTCTATGAGTGCCTTCTTTGGAGGATCCTTAGCTTTCCTTATCTAGTTGCTACCATCGCCATCTTCATGGTGGCAGCAGCCTTAATTTTATTTAGCTTTCTTGGGCAAGAGTTTATTCCCACATTAGATGAACAGGATTTAGCCATTCAGGTTTCAAGAATTCCTAGCACTTCTTTAACTCAAGCTACTTCCATGCAGCTACAAATAGAAAAAGTAATTAATAAATTTGATGAAGTGGCTTATGTTTATTCAAAAACCGGTACCGCTGAAATGGCATCCGATCCAATGCCTCCCTATGCCTCAGATACTTTTGTCATTCTTAAACCTCGTCCGGAATGGCCAGATGCTAAGCGAAATAAAGAAGATCTTGTAAAAGCTATAGAGACTAGGCTAAAAAAGCTCCCTGGCAATATTTATGAGTTTACCCAACCTGTGGAAATGCGCTTTAATGAGCTAATAGCAGGGGTAAGAAGTGATTTAGCAGTGAAAGTCTATGGGGATGACTATAAAGTGTTAAAAAAAACTGCCGAGGCTATTGCTCAGGTCATGCAAAAATTACCAGGGGCGGCCGATGTTACGGTAGATAAAACTGATGGGCTACCTACTTTAGAAATTAATATAAATAGAAACATTTTAAGCCGTTACCATCTGAATATGAAAGAAGTTCTGGAAATGGTTGGAGTGGCAATTGGGGGTGGAAAAGCAGGAACCCTTTTTGAAGGAGATCGGCATTATGATATTATTGTTAGATTGCCTGAAAAGTTAAGAAATGACTTGCTAGCTTTATCAAGGTTGCCGATACGTTTGCCGCTCGCTACCAGTAAAGCGAATAAAAAAATTGTTTTTCCTTATATTCCTTTAAGTGAAGTGGCTAATTTAGATATCACAACAGGTTTGAATCAAATTAGGAGAGAAAATGGAAAAAGGGTAGTAATAATTCAGGCTAATATAAGAGGTGCTGATATGTCTACTTTTGTAGAGGTAGCCAGAAAGAAGATTAGTGAAGAAGTTAAAATCCCTGCCGGCTATTGGATAGAATGGGGAGGCCAATTTGAAAATTTAATAGCTGCAAAAAAGCGTTTATTGATAGTAGTACCAGCAGCATTTTTTTTAATTTTTATTCTGCTTTATGTAGCCTTTCATTCGATTCGGCAAGCTTTTTTAGTTTTTAGTGCTATTCCCCTAGCTTTTACTGGTGGCATCATAGCTTTATGGTGGCGAGGCATACTTTTTTCCATTTCAGCAGCAATCGGATTTATTGCTCTTTCGGGCATTGCCATATTAAATAGTTTAGTTCTTATAAATTGCATCAATCAATGGATTTTAGAGGAAGCTTCAGCTAAGGAAGCAATCTTAAAGGGGTCCATAGCACGCTTTCGGCCAGTTGTCGTGACAGCTCTAGTGGCAGCATTGGGGTTTTTGCCTATGGCATTAGCACAAGGGGCAGGAGCTGAAGTGCAGAAACCTTTAGCCACCGTGGTCATTGGCGGTCTTATTAGCTCCACTTTACTCACCTTAGTCGTATTACCAGCTTTATATATTCTTACTATTTCTTCAAGGAATCTTAAAACTTTTAAATAAAATAATGAATTAATTTTTCTAAGTTGATTAAAAAATCCAGCTTCTTCAGCAAGAAGCTGGTATTTTAAGGAAGCTTATTAATCCAAAAATAAATAGCTAAGAACGTTGAATGTATCTCACACAGGTGTTTTTATTATTAACTTTATATGACCCTCTGTCCTTTGTAAAAAGGAAGCTATGATGCTAGTATGATTTAAGGAATTAACAGAGATACAAGGCTAGGCTTTAGAATCCTTACATCCTAAAAAGCTTAGAAAACGAGGGTAAGGCTATTCGCATGCGACGTGGCCCTTGAGAAAAATCTGCAACTTTATTTTTAAACGCTCGGTATAGATTTAAGATGGTAGGGATGGGCTTTAAGGATAAAAGTGGACATCTAGGAAAATAAAATTAATTACTTCATAGATAAAAACTGCTTAATTTTTTTTGTCGTAAAAAGTAAAAAAAATATTTTTTAATTACTGATTATCTTTTTTTATAAATAAAAATTGAAATTAATTAATCGTATAGTTAATATGTTATTGTTTAGCTTAATAAATAATTGTTCTAAAGCTTAATCCTTAGCAAAAGGAGTTTGTAATGATTAATAATATCTCGCCAGCCTTTTCTCCAAGTACTGTAGAAATTTCGCAAAATATAGATTCTTGGGCTATTTCTAAGATGCCTGATGAAGTATGGATAAAAATCTTTTCTTATTTACCTGCTAAAGATTTAGCATTTAGCCGGCAAGTGTCCAGACAATGGAGCCAATTAGCCTCCAATCCCTTATTATGGCATCCACTGGTTCTTAAAAAATTTCCTTTTTTGCCGCCTTTGTCCCATGGTAAATATACTCATTCCATGTATGAAAACCAAGCTGCTTATTACGTAAATGTAGAAAATAAACGTTTTGTGAAATTTATCGAATTTGATGATGTAGAAGGGAGTGGAAAAGCGGTATTCTCTCCTGATAGCCAATGGATGGTGAGTAGCGCTAAAGACAATACCGCTCATGTATGGAATGCTTTTAATGGAAAGCGTCATCAAATCCTTGAGGGCCATACAGGTCTTATCACTAGTATAACTTTTTCTGAGGATGGAAATTGGCTAGCCACTACTTCTGCTGACTGTACAGCTCGCCTATGGAAGCTGGAGGCAAACAAGTGGATATGTAAATCTTCCTTGAAGGGTCACCTTAAAGAAGTTTGCAGCGCAGCTTTCTTTCATCGGTTGCAGGATAATTATGGCTGGTTAGTGGCTACAGGATCGTTGGATTGTGATATCCGCCTATGGGATATGAATACGGGAAAATATCTTACCACTTTTACAGGTAAAGTTAGGGTTCCTGTTAAGAAGATAGGTTTTTTGCCTAACGGTGATAATTCGATGGTTGTCATAGAGCCGGGCGTAAATAGGGCTTATTTTTGGAGTCTGGGGGCCCCATCATCCGCTACAGTTAAGCGGGATTATGCATCATGCGGTCATGACTCGTCATTTAAGTTTATTGGCCCCTTTGCTTTATCTCCTGATAAAAAAGCAGGAGCTTTTTTGTTGAAGCTTGGTAAGCTTGGCATATGCGAACTTGACGCACTTAAGGAAAACCAGAGGATCTTAACAATTCCCCCCAAGCCGATCCTCTGCCTAGCATATTCTCCGGATGGAAAATCACTTGCCATAAGCTTTGCAGAAGAACCTTCGCAAAAACCTGGATTTTATGTTTATCACATACCTACCGACAAGGTGTATAAATATGAGGCAGAAGAGATTGGAGAGAGTTTTAATAAAATAGCTTATTCTCCAGATGGACAGTGGATAGTCGCTGGCAATTCTGAATGGGGCGCTCTCTGGCAGGTTAACAGGAAGAGGATATGGTGGAAGGGGCAAGAAAAGACCCCTCTTTATTTTATATCTCTGCCTTGTAATGACAATTTAAGTTTTTCTCCTAACGGACGGCAATTACTGATTGGTAATACAGTGATTGATTTCTTTGATATTGAAGGAGAATTAATTGCTGATGGGGCAGCAGAAGAAATAAAAGAAGAAAAAAAGCAAGCAACGCCTGAGATTTTAATGGAAGAAACTATCCCCTTAGAGTCTAAGAAAAGAAAGTCTAGGATTGATAAAAGCCAGAAAGAGGAAAAAGAGATTCCCTATCCAGCAGACTCTTCTCCACCATCTTCGTTAAAAAGAAGAAAAAAAGAAGAATAGAATCCCGTTTCAATAGGCTTTTGTTCTTGCGCAATCATGTATTTAAAAAGTCGTGCTTATTAACTAGCAGGGATAGCTGTGAGAGATTGGATTTCTTTTCAAGGATAGACAAAGTTTTCTAAAGCCTATAGCATTAAAAAAGTGTTAGCCTTTATAGGCTCTAGCTTTAAAACTCCTATTTTTTTAAATTTTTTAGAGTCCTGTATTTAATAAATGCTCTCACAGCTTCCGCGATTATCGCTTTTTTGCAAAAAAAAGTAAGAATGGCTTCTTACCTTAGCAAGATTTATCATGGAAAGTATTTTAAAATTGCGAGCTGTTTTCCCTTACTATTTTTTCAAGAGCTTTTATCCATACAGTTTCATCATTAAGCCCTTGAACAATATCTAAGCGCTCCCCTCCCATTTTCTTAAATTCTTCCGCATACTCTACGCCAATTTCAAAGGTAGTTTCTAGGCAATCACACACAAAGGAGGGACAAAACACCAAGATTTTCTTTTTATTTTGCCTAGCAAGCTCTTTGATCACATGAGGGGTAAAAGGTTCTAGCCATGGATCTTTGCCTAGGCGTGACTGAAAAGCTAAGCTAGTCTTTTCAGTAGGCAGATTGAGTTGTCCTATGATTGCATGGGCCGTAAGATGGCACTGAGCCGAGTAACAATCAACGTTTTCTTGG
Coding sequences within it:
- a CDS encoding F-box/WD40 repeat-containing protein: MINNISPAFSPSTVEISQNIDSWAISKMPDEVWIKIFSYLPAKDLAFSRQVSRQWSQLASNPLLWHPLVLKKFPFLPPLSHGKYTHSMYENQAAYYVNVENKRFVKFIEFDDVEGSGKAVFSPDSQWMVSSAKDNTAHVWNAFNGKRHQILEGHTGLITSITFSEDGNWLATTSADCTARLWKLEANKWICKSSLKGHLKEVCSAAFFHRLQDNYGWLVATGSLDCDIRLWDMNTGKYLTTFTGKVRVPVKKIGFLPNGDNSMVVIEPGVNRAYFWSLGAPSSATVKRDYASCGHDSSFKFIGPFALSPDKKAGAFLLKLGKLGICELDALKENQRILTIPPKPILCLAYSPDGKSLAISFAEEPSQKPGFYVYHIPTDKVYKYEAEEIGESFNKIAYSPDGQWIVAGNSEWGALWQVNRKRIWWKGQEKTPLYFISLPCNDNLSFSPNGRQLLIGNTVIDFFDIEGELIADGAAEEIKEEKKQATPEILMEETIPLESKKRKSRIDKSQKEEKEIPYPADSSPPSSLKRRKKEE